The Haloarchaeobius salinus genome includes the window TGACACGGGCGAGATATACGCACAAAATGGGACGGCGTTTAATCCAAAAGAGGACGAACATATTTATATACAATTGAAAACTGTCGCGGAAAATCTCGGAGAGGTTGGTGACGTACTGCGTTCAGTCCACCGTGGAACGGCAGCACCAGTGGACACGACGGGTCGTAAAAGCGCTGTCTGGGGAATGCCGAAACTGAGTGCGTGGGCGACCTGGAAACGGCGAGTACATAAATTTGATATCGACCATGTCAACTCATCCGTTAACTGATCTGTTGGGTGTGCCCGATTCGAGCGTAGCGCTCCTGTATCACGACATCGTTTCTCCGGAGAACGCTGCATCATCGGGCGTCGTCACGGATGGTTCGTGGCGATACAAACTCGACCCGGAACGTTTTCGAACACATCTTGAGACGATCGATGACTCGCCGTTCACCCCATCAACACTGACGGAAACCCAGACCAAGCAAGCAGTCTATCTCACATTCGATGACGGTGGTAGAACGGCAATGCGCGCGGCCGAGCTTCTAGAAGAGTACGGCTTCCGGGGGAATTTTTTTATAATCACGGACAGAGTGAACGAGAGCGGGTATCTCACGTGGGACGAAATCAAGCAGCTGAACGCTGCAGGTCACCTCATCGGGAGCCACACGTGTACGCACGCGAATCTCCTCACGTCAGACGATGTCGACAAGGAGCTTCGTGTGTCGAAGCAAGCAATCATCGACCGAATAGGTACATGCGAGGCGCTCTCCATTCCGAAGGGTGCATACGACCGTTCGGTATTCAAATCCGCCTGGGATGCGGGGTATACGTACTTACTTACATCCGAGCCTCAACGAATAACTGAAATCCGACCCAAACGGCCCATCGGCCGTTGGAACGTATGGAATGATACCGAGGAGTTGGAGATAGAACGGATTCTGCAATCATCTCCAGGATATTATCTGCGAACCGTTGGACGGTGGAAAACGTTGAAAGCAGTCAAAGGTCTGATTGGTAGGGAGCGGTTCGTCAGAATCAGAGATCGGTTATTGTAGTCAGTAGTCTCTAATGAACTAAATCTGTCTGCCCCAAGATACATATCTGTAGTGATTCAATAAGGATGCACAGACCTCGCAATTTGAGACGCCCCAGATAGGGACACAGTAGAATTCGCTTAGACAGCTACAACCGAACAGGGCTTACGCTGTTGAAGAGAACACGATCATCGTCTTCCAAACCCAGAAGCACAAGCACGACAAGGAACGTAAGACAGCCTATGATAGCACCTCCAACAAGGAGTGGGATACCGGATAAAATCAATTTCGAGAGCCATACCGATACTCCGGTTGCAGTGCCAGCGATTAACGGCTTAATGAATGTCGAGGAGTACGGGTTAATCCCGAGGAGCCATCGAATCTGGGCCATTCGAGCACTTTCGTTAAGAACGGTGATTATCGAAGTTGCCAACGCGGCACCGATGATCCCATACTCTAGCAAGAATAAATAATTGAGAACCACGTTGAGGATCCCAAAGAAAACGAGGTTTATCATCTCCAATCTCTGGTGGTTGGCCATCATCAGGAGCTGGTCAGTTGGTCCAACTGAACTAGACACCATTCTAGCTAGACAGAAGAGAAGAACTACACCTCCTCCGGTTACGAAGTCGGATCCAAATAAATCAAGCACCTCCTGTCGGTACCCGACGAGACCAATAGCAAGTAACAGGGTAAGGGAGAAACACCAACGAGTCACCGTGGAATATACTGAGCTTAACGCTTCCATATCCCCAGATTCATATAACCGCGATGCAATCGGGGCGAAAAGTTGGTTTACACCTTGAAGTGGAAGAAGGAGGAACAATGTAAGATATAATGCTACTTTGTAGACGCCGACTGCAGACGAATTCGCTAGCACGAACCCGACCATTAGCGTATCAGCATTCCGCATCAGGAGATACGCACCGTCCCGAACGATCATCGGAGCGGAGAAAGATAAATACTCTGAGATTAATTCGCGAGATCTTGGAACTTTTGGGAATACCCTGAATTTCGCTAATAGAATCGTGACAGATAAGGCCGTTGCAAGAACGAATCCAAGGAATGTCGCTACAGCCACACCGATTAATGAATACCCAAGCAACAGAGCAGAGGAGACCAAGATGAGTTGAATCAGTGGTCGAGAAATGAAATTTACGAGAACGTTGTACTCCATCTCATCACGCGCCCTGAAGTAGTGTGTTACTGTCTTTAGCACAGCTCGAACGATGATACTGAGGGAGAGAATTCGAAGTACGAGAACAAAACTATCAGATTTGAGTGTATAATAAGATATTGGTCCAGCTGCTGAAAACAAAGCAACGCTCACGAGGAAGCTAAATGAGACAGACACTCCAAGTGCGATCCCGAGCAGCTCACCCTGTTTCGCCTCCTTATCGTACAGTGGGACGAACTTGCTCAGTGATTGTCCAACACCTGCTCGCGAGATGAACAGTGTCGTCGTAACTATCGTCACCGCAAATCCGTACACGCCATAACCGTCAGCTCCGAGCGACCGCGTGATAACGATGATAAGAAAAAAGGTGGAAAGCTGAGAAAATATTCGACCGATCCCCCAGATTGATGCACTCTGACTGATTGAACCAAGCGAATCGGAGATTAGGCCGCCGTTCTCTTCAGCCATATTATTTTTCAATACTCCAATTTATATTACCAATTATTGACTCTGTGTTTAGATCCATGATGCAAGAGGAAGGTCGAAACCTACTAAGGAGGATTTGAATTGAATTCATCGATGTAAGTTTTCAATAAATTACTGAGCTACTGCAGTGTACACGTCTATCTCATTTCGCTCGCACATATCTCGGTGCGTATATATTCCCCAAACATTGGTAGTGGTTATTTTGTAATTTCGGTGTGAAAATTTCTCAGAGATTTCCTGCCGATTACCATGGGTCTCGACGTACTTATCAGCTGTGCAGTACGGCTGGACGCGAACACCATTATATTGAATCTCTATCTCCGACTTTGAAGAGAGACGCCTCAAATATGTGGCGGACATCGCCTCTGGTCGGGTCCGAACATGTGTAACTACGGCTCTACACACGGTCATAAATCCATCCTCCCGGTATATCCCCCAAAATTATTGAATTTTGTCATTTTGGTCTGAATCTTCGACGTTAGGTTCCAACCACTGTCTCACTGAGCCGGGGATCACCATGCCATCTACGACACCGGATTGCTGGGGAAAGCTCGATTTTGCCAGCATGTACTGTCGTTTTACGTTGATATAACCGGGAGATTTGATTTGGAGTTCCAGTCCAAGTTTCGATTGATTTCCACCATATAAGGTTCTGGAATTTCTGGTTCGGTATCGTATATTGGAACATGGTTGAAATAATTATTCGGAGTCGATACTGATCGGGCAACATCGAAAGCGCATGGGCCAACACGCAATCTCATTCATATTCACTGCTCAGGGGAAACCAAGGTTTCTACCCCGCCAGACGAACTGGACGCGAAAAGAGGTTTCGTATTCGTAACGCGGTTTTTAATACTGGTATCCCTGTTTCTATTCGTACTCCTTGGGGTATTAATTGTGTTGAGATCATCCGCGCTCAGGAGACATTGTGGGTTCACCAGAAACACTATTGTAGCACCCAGCCGGGGGTTTAACCAGAATATGCTCAATTGGCTCTAGTGAATCGCTATACGGCGCTTGATTTCACTGTCTCACGGCTCGCTTGATATTGTGAACGACACACTTCAGCACGAGTTCACGAAATTCTCGGTACCAGGCTCGAGCACGCACGGCATCGCCGTGCGTGCGCTTAATCGCCGAGAAGATGGTCCCACACATCGATCTCTGGCGGTAGCGAGGCCCATCAACTCGCACGTGGTTGATGGACCGGAAGATGTGGTGCTTGATCAGCGGTCTCACGCCTTCTTCTCTGAGTTTCTCACGTAAGTGCATCCAGTCGTACCTTTGTCAGCGGCGAGGCTGGTCAGGTCACCCGCCGCAACGCGGGCGACCTGACCAGCCGAGCTGGGTGTCATGACGCTTGCCGGTCGTACAGTGAACGTCAAGAATGGCTAGTGTTTCTGTATCGACAAAAGTTGTTGCTTTCAGTGATTAAACGCGGTAATTTGATCGTCGATAGTAGTGCTTGCTGGCAGTTTCATGGTCGAAGACCGTGGCATCGATGGCGGCGTGATCGCTCGGGTCGTGCAGCTCCGACGAGAGTCGGAGCAGCACTCGCCAGATCTTCATCTGTAATCTATCAAACCCCTTGACTAACGTGGAGTGATGTGGGAGATCGGCCTCGTTGAGGCCGATCTCCCGAGGATTTGTGGCATTTCGCTCAGCAAATCAAGAGCGTCTCGGTAGGATGTGTCGAGGTAAACCCGTAGACAGTGCAGGGACACAACCGCGTAGTCGGCGAAGCCGCCACCCCCTTCGGGCGGCGACTTCGCCTCGGCCACCGACAGCATTTTTAGCTAACCGGACCGCCTTGCTCGTGAGGCGGGAGATCTTCGACATAGGCATCGACGATTTCCCGCTTCATTTCCCTAGTTCTAACGGTCGAAGTCGACGCCATCTAGTGATTCACCAGAGCCGCTCAATTGAAAGGAGTGTTCTATGAGTCAATTGATTGGTTTCGTAGCTATCTACGCCCGATAATCGAGTCACCAGCATCTTTACCAACTTTCCATAGCTGCCTAACGACGATCTTCACGTCAAACCAGAATGACTGGCGACGAATATACTCAATATCGTACCGAAGTTTCCGTTTGGGCTGATAACCAGTCGCGTCGTTGATTTGCGCCAAGCCCGTCAGTCCGGGCTTGACGAACCACCGTCGACGCCAGTTACCAACGCCACGTTGAATATCTGCGTCTAGTTCCGGACGTTCTGGACGAGGGCCAACAACGCTCATATCTCCAGTCAGTATCGACCAAAGTTGGGGGATTTCGTCGAGATGTGTCTCACGTAACGCTCGTCCGACACAGGTTATACGCTGATCGACGCCGCCAGCGTCCTCCTCACTCAGTTTCGCTCCGGTTTCCGATTCAGCATCCGGAACCATACTACGGAACTTGGCAATAGTAAATGTATCCCCGAACGTTGCTGTCCTCTCCTGCCGGTACAGCAATGGTCCACCATCGTCGATTTTAATCGCTAACGCAATCACAAAAATCACAGGAGATAAAGCCACTAACGCGGCTCCTGCGAAGGCAACGTCGAACACCCGTTTCACCACGTAATCCTGCCAGTCCCAAGGCTCCAGATCGACCTCAAGTAGATCATCGCCAGAAAAGTCGTCAGTCAGCACGTGTTCAGCGTGGTCTCGGTGTACCAGCACGTTGATTCCCTTGTCGTAACAGGACTCCAGCGTCCCAAAGAAATCCTCGCGATCGGTGGTGGAGAAGGCGAGCAATACTGTATCCACGTCATGCTCCAAAAGAACGGTCTCAAGCCTCGCGAACCCCCCAAGACACGGCAGAGAATCGAGTTTATTCTCGACGTTTCCACCGTCTGCGACCTCAACTGTGTGGCCGTCGAATCCTTCCGGAGCGTACACTGACGGTGGCGATACGTACCCAATCACCTGAAGATTAGTCGCAGCAAGCAGTGAGTCCATGGCTTCAGGGTCATCCCCAATAATGACTGCCCGGGAGCTCGAACGTGGTCGGCGACGAATCGTAACGACAAAAACAGGCAGTGCTACAAATAGCACGACAGTCGTCAGCATGAGAGTCGTTCTAGGCAGTCGGTAAGAGTATTTGAAGTAGCCGATCGCCGCGAGAAGGACCATAGCCAGAAACACACGCTTCTGGGTCAGCAGAATCGCGTCCAGAATCCGCCGGGGCTGTGGCTTGAACAGCGGCCACATCGCCGCAAGCACGACGAGGAGCGTTGTCATTGCCGTGAATCGCAACTCCCCACCCGGTAATACCTCAGGTGCAGGATTACCAAAGAACGGAATCATGGCGAACGTCTCGTGGACAGTCTGCAGATTCGTCAGGAAAACAGCCGCCACCGTCAGTAACGCGGTCCCTGCCACGCTCACTAACCTATACCGCAACCCCGAGTCCATCGTATACCGTTATCTACAATATTGATATAAATGCTTTGAAACCACAGACAGACCGCCGTTTTCTCCTGTCACGAGGGACTATAAAATTGCATCGTCAATTCAAAGAAATTCGAGATGATGGTCTCCCATTCGGCCGGATCGGAGTCCAGACCAACAGAGTTACCCCTACTCTCGGTTGAATT containing:
- a CDS encoding polysaccharide deacetylase family protein, whose translation is MPDSSVALLYHDIVSPENAASSGVVTDGSWRYKLDPERFRTHLETIDDSPFTPSTLTETQTKQAVYLTFDDGGRTAMRAAELLEEYGFRGNFFIITDRVNESGYLTWDEIKQLNAAGHLIGSHTCTHANLLTSDDVDKELRVSKQAIIDRIGTCEALSIPKGAYDRSVFKSAWDAGYTYLLTSEPQRITEIRPKRPIGRWNVWNDTEELEIERILQSSPGYYLRTVGRWKTLKAVKGLIGRERFVRIRDRLL
- a CDS encoding flippase, yielding MAEENGGLISDSLGSISQSASIWGIGRIFSQLSTFFLIIVITRSLGADGYGVYGFAVTIVTTTLFISRAGVGQSLSKFVPLYDKEAKQGELLGIALGVSVSFSFLVSVALFSAAGPISYYTLKSDSFVLVLRILSLSIIVRAVLKTVTHYFRARDEMEYNVLVNFISRPLIQLILVSSALLLGYSLIGVAVATFLGFVLATALSVTILLAKFRVFPKVPRSRELISEYLSFSAPMIVRDGAYLLMRNADTLMVGFVLANSSAVGVYKVALYLTLFLLLPLQGVNQLFAPIASRLYESGDMEALSSVYSTVTRWCFSLTLLLAIGLVGYRQEVLDLFGSDFVTGGGVVLLFCLARMVSSSVGPTDQLLMMANHQRLEMINLVFFGILNVVLNYLFLLEYGIIGAALATSIITVLNESARMAQIRWLLGINPYSSTFIKPLIAGTATGVSVWLSKLILSGIPLLVGGAIIGCLTFLVVLVLLGLEDDDRVLFNSVSPVRL
- a CDS encoding sugar transferase, whose translation is MDSGLRYRLVSVAGTALLTVAAVFLTNLQTVHETFAMIPFFGNPAPEVLPGGELRFTAMTTLLVVLAAMWPLFKPQPRRILDAILLTQKRVFLAMVLLAAIGYFKYSYRLPRTTLMLTTVVLFVALPVFVVTIRRRPRSSSRAVIIGDDPEAMDSLLAATNLQVIGYVSPPSVYAPEGFDGHTVEVADGGNVENKLDSLPCLGGFARLETVLLEHDVDTVLLAFSTTDREDFFGTLESCYDKGINVLVHRDHAEHVLTDDFSGDDLLEVDLEPWDWQDYVVKRVFDVAFAGAALVALSPVIFVIALAIKIDDGGPLLYRQERTATFGDTFTIAKFRSMVPDAESETGAKLSEEDAGGVDQRITCVGRALRETHLDEIPQLWSILTGDMSVVGPRPERPELDADIQRGVGNWRRRWFVKPGLTGLAQINDATGYQPKRKLRYDIEYIRRQSFWFDVKIVVRQLWKVGKDAGDSIIGRR